A window of the Pseudobacteriovorax antillogorgiicola genome harbors these coding sequences:
- the abc-f gene encoding ribosomal protection-like ABC-F family protein produces MIQLDQLSKSFASKTVLDAVSFQFPSQKRIALIGANGAGKTTLLNILCGLEEPDSGKVISPGQFQIGYLPQEPNPRPESTIIEEAKAGAKTVMSIQKDLQASISRLEQDHSEDALKHHEALEAEFQRLDGYSLEAKAKSILAGLGFAEEKLTSHPTALSGGWRMRLELAKIFINEPDFLILDEPTNHLDLPSLVWVENYLKSFKGTLLFVSHDRSLLDRLANHTLLLFQGQLESYPSSFEKALEMRAERLELEEARRDNLAKKREKMEKFVERFGAKATKAKQAQSRVKMIGKLRELEGELNLEDNQQDIIFHLAPPQKSGRQVLEVNDLAIGYDAPLIEKLNLGIERGQKIAVIGANGIGKSTLLKSIVGELKPLAGEVDFGHNVEPAYFSQNHEDSLDITKDCLTNVLDGSTAIGEKDARSILGAFLFRGDDVFKEVEVLSGGEKSRVALAKILVQNANFLLLDEPTNHLDMSSVEALIQAVNQFEGTILFVSHDRTFIDAVCSHVFVMLPSGQSMLFEGKLDDYQLMAKQMGFPNVLDPDYSQTQETSPQATEQAVETPVVSQQEVKDLKRQRNSQQKKLEKLESEEAGLKAKRAELEEQSYKVDPKDYEQLAQIRSELDQIEERLEACETEWLEASEECERLEEQLRAINRL; encoded by the coding sequence ATGATTCAACTCGACCAGCTAAGCAAAAGCTTCGCCAGCAAAACAGTTTTGGACGCAGTCTCCTTTCAATTTCCCAGTCAAAAAAGAATAGCACTCATCGGCGCCAATGGCGCCGGAAAAACCACGCTTCTCAATATCCTATGCGGTCTTGAGGAGCCTGACAGCGGCAAAGTTATTAGCCCCGGGCAATTTCAGATCGGCTACCTCCCTCAAGAGCCCAATCCGCGACCGGAAAGCACGATCATCGAAGAGGCGAAGGCGGGTGCAAAAACTGTCATGTCAATCCAAAAGGATCTGCAAGCTAGCATCAGTCGCCTTGAGCAAGATCACAGTGAAGATGCACTCAAGCATCACGAGGCTCTTGAAGCTGAATTTCAGCGCTTGGATGGTTATTCCCTAGAGGCCAAAGCAAAGAGTATCCTGGCAGGGTTAGGCTTCGCCGAGGAGAAGCTAACGAGCCATCCTACCGCTCTATCCGGTGGATGGCGGATGCGCCTTGAGCTTGCTAAGATTTTCATTAATGAACCAGACTTCCTGATCCTAGATGAGCCTACAAACCATCTCGATCTACCTAGCTTAGTGTGGGTTGAAAATTACCTAAAAAGCTTCAAAGGAACCCTGTTATTCGTATCACATGATCGATCACTCCTTGATCGCCTTGCAAATCATACATTGCTCTTATTCCAGGGCCAACTGGAGTCTTACCCAAGCTCCTTTGAAAAGGCTCTTGAAATGCGTGCTGAGCGGCTTGAGTTGGAAGAAGCCCGGCGCGACAACTTAGCCAAGAAGCGGGAGAAGATGGAGAAGTTTGTGGAACGCTTTGGTGCCAAGGCCACCAAAGCTAAGCAAGCTCAATCGCGAGTCAAGATGATCGGAAAACTCAGGGAACTTGAAGGGGAACTCAACCTTGAGGACAATCAACAAGATATCATCTTTCATTTAGCACCACCGCAAAAGAGTGGTCGTCAAGTCCTAGAGGTGAACGACCTGGCTATCGGCTACGATGCCCCCCTCATTGAAAAGCTGAACCTAGGAATCGAGCGCGGCCAGAAAATTGCTGTCATTGGTGCCAACGGTATCGGCAAGTCTACCCTGCTAAAGTCCATTGTTGGCGAGCTAAAACCCTTGGCCGGTGAAGTTGATTTTGGCCATAATGTGGAGCCAGCCTACTTCTCGCAGAATCATGAGGACTCTCTTGATATCACCAAGGACTGCTTGACGAACGTCCTTGATGGTTCTACGGCTATTGGCGAAAAAGACGCGCGCTCCATTCTAGGTGCCTTCCTGTTTCGCGGGGATGACGTGTTTAAGGAAGTCGAAGTCCTATCGGGTGGTGAAAAAAGCCGGGTGGCCTTAGCAAAAATTCTTGTGCAAAACGCCAATTTTTTGCTTTTAGATGAGCCTACGAACCACTTGGATATGTCTTCGGTAGAAGCGTTGATTCAAGCGGTCAATCAATTTGAGGGAACCATTCTATTTGTGAGCCATGATCGAACGTTTATTGACGCAGTGTGCTCCCATGTTTTTGTTATGCTACCTTCTGGTCAGTCGATGCTTTTTGAAGGCAAACTCGATGACTACCAGCTCATGGCAAAGCAAATGGGGTTTCCTAACGTGCTTGACCCCGACTATAGTCAGACTCAGGAAACCTCTCCTCAAGCGACGGAACAGGCTGTAGAAACCCCGGTCGTATCGCAACAAGAGGTCAAAGACCTGAAAAGGCAGCGCAATAGCCAGCAGAAAAAGCTTGAAAAACTAGAAAGTGAAGAGGCTGGCCTTAAGGCAAAACGTGCTGAACTCGAAGAACAGTCTTATAAAGTGGACCCTAAAGATTATGAGCAACTTGCTCAGATTCGCAGCGAACTTGATCAAATTGAAGAACGGCTGGAAGCCTGCGAAACGGAATGGCTAGAGGCATCAGAAGAGTGTGAAAGGCTCGAAGAACAGCTTCGAGCCATCAACCGCTTATAG
- a CDS encoding LPS assembly lipoprotein LptE, which produces MAYRYLSILSRKLVLALVISCSLGSCAYRFTNVVMTVPEGVQSIAVEGIYDTSREVIPHEILWTSLMEEFARNGRLVLTSKEEADALMTVQIKDAQVFPSGAPSSEAITKDPIVSDTDKGNPFAFKNLRRAGNWTTTETVTYTIEVEVHNLRTRETIFSRNYSTSGSFRSIRASSVAQTRSGYLLYEEALQARMKSMSEGIARKVVTDFLL; this is translated from the coding sequence ATGGCATATCGTTACCTTTCTATCTTATCGCGAAAGCTCGTACTAGCACTGGTCATAAGCTGCAGCCTTGGTTCCTGTGCCTACCGATTTACCAATGTGGTGATGACGGTGCCCGAGGGCGTGCAGAGCATTGCAGTTGAAGGGATCTACGACACTAGCCGCGAAGTCATACCTCATGAAATCCTATGGACTTCACTGATGGAAGAATTTGCTAGGAATGGTCGCTTGGTGCTGACCTCAAAAGAAGAAGCCGATGCTTTGATGACGGTGCAAATCAAAGATGCTCAGGTTTTTCCATCTGGAGCACCTAGCTCTGAGGCCATTACCAAAGACCCTATTGTTAGCGATACTGATAAGGGCAACCCTTTTGCCTTCAAGAACTTGCGCCGAGCAGGTAACTGGACCACGACAGAAACGGTCACATATACGATTGAAGTTGAAGTCCATAATCTCCGCACCCGCGAGACTATTTTCAGCCGCAATTATAGTACTAGCGGTAGCTTCCGTAGCATTCGAGCGTCATCTGTAGCTCAGACACGGTCCGGCTATCTTCTTTATGAAGAAGCATTGCAGGCTCGAATGAAAAGCATGTCGGAAGGGATTGCACGAAAGGTCGTCACCGACTTCCTCCTTTAA